The stretch of DNA AACCACCAACTTAAGTTGGTGGTTAATAAGAAGATAGAGGTCATTAACTGATTCATCAGTTTCCAAATTTCGGGCAAAATTTCATACATATTCCAAATTATTGCCTTTTTAGAGTGGACTCAAAATTTAAAAAGAACAAAATTTCCTCTTGACTCTTTGTTTCGTTTTAAAGAAAAGAGATTTAAAAAAACTTGTCATTTTTTGATAATTTGGTAAGTTTGAAAAAAAGGTAAAGGAAACACAATGGACACGAACAAAATCCTGGAACAAATAAAAACCGATATGGTAAATTTTATCCAACTGCAATTCACCGACCTTTACGGAATCGTAAAAAGTCTGACTATTCCCGTAAAACAACTGCCGGATGCTTTTAGAAACGGAGTCTGGTTCGATGGTTCCTCGATCGAGGGATTTTCCCGGATTTGCGAAAGCGATATGTACCTGAAACCGGATATTTCGACTTATGCTGTTATTCCCTGGCTGCATTCCGAATATGGAAGCACAGCACGCTTTATCTGTGATATTTATAATCCGGATGGAAATCCTTTTGAAGGTGATCCTCGATATATCCTGAAAAAAGTTATCAAAGAAACAGCAGATCTTGGATTTGTCTTCAATACCGGTCCCGAATTGGAATTTTTCCTTTTTAAGACCGATAATGGATTGACACCATTACCACACGACAAAGGCGGTTATTTTGATCTTTCGACAGACGAAGCCTACAATATCAGACGGGAAATGAGCGTTGCTCTCGAAGCATTCGGGATTGAGATAGAGACTTCCCATCACGAAGTTGCTATCGGTCAGCACGAGATTTCCTTCAAATACGGAGAAGCCCTGAAAACGGCAGATAATGCCACGACAATGCGTTTTGTCGTGAAAGCGATCGCCCAGAAAAACAATCTTCATGCTACTTTTATGCCCAAACCTCTCGCTCATGAAAATGGTTCAGGAATGCATGTCCATCAAAGTCTTTATTATCAGAAATCCCGTGAAAATGCTTTTTATGATAAAAATGACAAATACAAACTTTCCCAATCTGCTTATAATTATGTAGCCGGACAATTGGCTCATATCAAGGGAATGTCCGCAGTTCTTTCACCGACGGTAAATTCCTACAAAAGACTTGTTCCCGGTTACGAAGCACCGGTTTATATTTGCTGGGGAAGGACGAACAGATCAGCTCTCATCCGCGTTCCCAGTTCGTTTAAAGGAAATCCGCAGTCAAC from Candidatus Cloacimonadota bacterium encodes:
- the glnA gene encoding type I glutamate--ammonia ligase yields the protein MDTNKILEQIKTDMVNFIQLQFTDLYGIVKSLTIPVKQLPDAFRNGVWFDGSSIEGFSRICESDMYLKPDISTYAVIPWLHSEYGSTARFICDIYNPDGNPFEGDPRYILKKVIKETADLGFVFNTGPELEFFLFKTDNGLTPLPHDKGGYFDLSTDEAYNIRREMSVALEAFGIEIETSHHEVAIGQHEISFKYGEALKTADNATTMRFVVKAIAQKNNLHATFMPKPLAHENGSGMHVHQSLYYQKSRENAFYDKNDKYKLSQSAYNYVAGQLAHIKGMSAVLSPTVNSYKRLVPGYEAPVYICWGRTNRSALIRVPSSFKGNPQSTRVEIRSADPSCNIYLAFAVMLKAGLEGIKKNLTPPDSLEEDIYHFSDEKLKEIGVEMIPHSLYESLQELKKDKVIKETLGKHTFEKYIQAKKKEWNEYSIQVSKWEIENYLEKY